A genomic region of Desulfuromonadales bacterium contains the following coding sequences:
- the larA gene encoding nickel-dependent lactate racemase: protein MAELELKYGSRTYACRLDGARVLTATVPPSPADPAALVRDALQAPIGSPTLEEIVRPGEKVVVVTSDITRYTGSEVYLPVLVERLNACGIPDHDIEILVGLGIHRKQTEGEHRKILGPLFGRIRVVDHDCDNPAELVTIGATADGMTATVNRRVMEADRVIVTGTVGFHYFAGFGGGRKGLVPGVAARETCMATHFRVLNPPEIGGRHPRAATGVLEGNPVHEAILAAARMVEPDFLLNTVLSPQKEMLVVFAGDMEQAHLAACDLVRKLYAVGLDAPADLAVVSCGGQPKDINFIQAHKSLDYGVGALRAGGTLILLAACPDGFGNATFFDWFRHRDPDAFEAALRERYEINGQTAYSTLMKARRYRVILVSELGEEETRQMGMEKAADLDEALRMAFAKLPPNPRTVIIPDGGTVLPMVK, encoded by the coding sequence ATGGCCGAATTGGAGCTGAAATACGGCAGCCGAACCTATGCCTGCCGCCTCGACGGAGCCCGCGTCCTGACGGCGACGGTGCCGCCCTCCCCCGCCGATCCGGCGGCGCTGGTGCGCGATGCTCTGCAGGCTCCTATCGGCTCCCCCACCCTGGAAGAGATCGTCCGGCCGGGGGAAAAAGTCGTCGTCGTCACCTCCGACATCACCCGCTACACCGGCAGCGAAGTCTACCTGCCGGTGCTGGTCGAGCGGCTCAACGCCTGCGGCATTCCGGACCACGATATCGAGATCCTCGTCGGCCTCGGCATCCACCGGAAGCAGACGGAAGGCGAGCACCGCAAGATTCTCGGTCCCCTCTTCGGCCGCATCCGGGTCGTCGACCACGACTGCGACAACCCGGCCGAACTGGTGACCATCGGTGCCACCGCCGACGGCATGACGGCCACCGTCAATCGCCGGGTCATGGAAGCCGACCGGGTGATCGTCACCGGCACCGTCGGCTTCCACTACTTCGCCGGTTTCGGCGGCGGCCGCAAGGGGCTGGTCCCCGGGGTGGCGGCGCGCGAAACCTGCATGGCGACGCACTTCCGGGTCCTCAACCCGCCGGAAATCGGCGGCCGGCATCCCCGGGCGGCCACCGGCGTACTGGAAGGGAACCCGGTGCACGAGGCGATCCTGGCGGCGGCGCGCATGGTCGAGCCGGATTTTCTGCTCAACACCGTCCTGTCGCCGCAGAAAGAGATGCTGGTGGTCTTCGCCGGCGACATGGAGCAGGCGCATCTGGCCGCCTGCGACCTGGTCCGCAAGCTCTACGCGGTCGGGCTGGACGCACCGGCCGATCTGGCGGTGGTCTCCTGCGGCGGCCAGCCGAAGGACATCAACTTCATTCAGGCGCACAAGTCCCTCGACTACGGGGTCGGCGCGCTGCGCGCAGGCGGCACCCTCATCCTGCTCGCCGCCTGCCCGGACGGCTTCGGCAACGCCACCTTCTTCGACTGGTTCCGCCACCGGGACCCGGACGCCTTCGAGGCGGCCCTGCGCGAGCGCTACGAGATCAACGGCCAGACCGCCTACTCGACCCTGATGAAGGCAAGGCGTTACCGGGTCATCCTGGTCAGCGAACTGGGGGAGGAAGAAACCCGGCAGATGGGAATGGAGAAGGCCGCCGATCTCGACGAGGCGCTGCGGATGGCATTTGCAAAGCTGCCCCCGAATCCGCGCACGGTGATCATTCCCGATGGCGGGACGGTTTTGCCGATGGTGAAATAA
- a CDS encoding FAD-binding oxidoreductase, with protein sequence MLEPRIIKTLQEIVGASNVYTDKADLILYSYDATQQKFLPEVVVRPASTAEIARIMQLANAERIPVFPRGAGSGFTGGSLPTKGGIVLTTERMDKILEIDQENLVAT encoded by the coding sequence ATGCTCGAACCCCGCATCATCAAAACCCTGCAGGAGATCGTCGGCGCCAGCAACGTCTACACGGACAAGGCCGACCTGATTCTCTACAGCTACGACGCCACCCAGCAGAAGTTTCTGCCCGAGGTGGTGGTCCGCCCCGCTTCCACGGCGGAGATCGCCCGCATCATGCAACTGGCCAACGCCGAACGGATCCCGGTCTTCCCGCGCGGCGCCGGCAGCGGCTTCACCGGCGGTTCGCTGCCGACCAAAGGGGGGATCGTCCTGACCACCGAGCGGATGGACAAAATCCTCGAGATCGACCAGGAAAACCTGGTTGCCACC